TCTGGAAATCCTATTGGTATTGATTTAAATGATAATAGTATTTATGACAGAGGCACAGCAGGAAATGCAATCTTTGATTCCAACTCCTTAAATAGCATCTTGTCTCTAAAAAAAAGCTTTAATGCCTGCACGATTAGATTAATTGAAAGATTTACAGTTTCAGATAGATCAGAAGAAGAAAATTTTTCCATCAACGCAAGCTATAAAATTAGAAAAAATACCTCAATAGGTATAAATTTAAGTGCATATTTTATTAAAACAAAAGTAGGACATAAAATCTATCAAAGTTATCTTTCAAAATCGCGATGGGATGATAGAAGCTTTGCCTCCACCTACATCATCTATAAATTCTAAAAGCTCTCTAAAACAAATCTTTATAAACTACTCTAATTGCTTATTTTAATTTATGAGATTTTAAAATTTCATCATATTTCCCTCTACTTTTAAATCTAATCTTTAAAATCAGGGTTCTTTAGTAAAAAATTATAAAAATATAGCTTTAGCAAGTCCTGTATTTCAAGTCTTTGTTATAAGAAACAATTGAAACTATAAGTAATAAGTATAAATATATATTTATACTTATAGACTAAAGTATGCTAAAAATTAGCACTTTTTTTTATTAAATGCTAATTTTATTTACTTTTTTTATGCAATAATACACACAGATTTACTTCAACCTCTTTGAAAGGAGCTAAAAAATCATGGCTTATAACAAAGATGTATTTTTAGAGAAGGTGATTCAAGAATATTTAAAGCAGAGAGAACCCATTGGTTCAGAAACCTTAAAATCTACTTTAGAAATTAAAGTTTCATCTGCAACCATAAGAAATTATTTTAAAGTATTAATGAATGAGGGGGTCTTGGTTCAGCCTTATATTAGTGGAGGCAGAATTCCTACTCATTTTGCAATGAAAAATTATTGGAGGTCCAAGTTAAATTTTAAAAACTTGGTTTTAGAAGTCAAAACAGCAAAAGAAATCAAGGATGCTTGTGAAAAATTTCAAGTTTTTACTCTCATTCGCAAGAAACTAAACCAAAAATTTAAACAATTAATAAATCATCAAGATTTATTTTTGATCCTCTTATTTGAAGATGGTGAGATAGTAATCCCCTATCAACAAAATTTTGAGAGGTTTTTAAGTGAGCTTATTGGATTAGATATTGATGAAATTAAAAATATTGCTTACCAAGTGATGGCTAATGAACTTTTTGAAAAAATTGATGCATTGCAAAGTCAGAAGGTATTGCATTTTGGACTTGAGCATTTGGATTTTTTAATACAAAACCCAACCTATCAACGCCTTTTCTTTGAAATCTTAGAGGGCAAAACTTTTGATAAGTTATCAAATGGCGTTTATTTTGAACCTATCATGCCTGAAGGTTTCATTGGAATTATTCAAGATATTATTCACCAAGATGAAGATGCAAAGATGCTTTGTATTGGATCTTTGATGTGTGATTATCAAAGTTTTTATAAGCAAATAGCGGCTTAATCTTATTTTTAGAAAGGAGATTTAATGGAAGAAGAAAAGCAAGAAGAAAATAAACAAGAA
The Helicobacter sp. 'house sparrow 1' DNA segment above includes these coding regions:
- a CDS encoding HrcA family transcriptional regulator, which gives rise to MAYNKDVFLEKVIQEYLKQREPIGSETLKSTLEIKVSSATIRNYFKVLMNEGVLVQPYISGGRIPTHFAMKNYWRSKLNFKNLVLEVKTAKEIKDACEKFQVFTLIRKKLNQKFKQLINHQDLFLILLFEDGEIVIPYQQNFERFLSELIGLDIDEIKNIAYQVMANELFEKIDALQSQKVLHFGLEHLDFLIQNPTYQRLFFEILEGKTFDKLSNGVYFEPIMPEGFIGIIQDIIHQDEDAKMLCIGSLMCDYQSFYKQIAA